A window of the Corythoichthys intestinalis isolate RoL2023-P3 chromosome 6, ASM3026506v1, whole genome shotgun sequence genome harbors these coding sequences:
- the LOC130917303 gene encoding unconventional myosin-Ic-like isoform X2 has protein sequence MKYRPMVLSTDGVRAMMESALTARDRVGVQDFVLLENYTSEAAFIENLRKRFKENLIYTYIGSVLVSVNPYKDLEIYTKNHMERYRGVNFYEVSPHIYAVADNSYRSMRTERKDQCILISGESGAGKTEASKKILQYYAVTCPASEQVQTIKDRLLQSNPVLEAFGNAKTLRNDNSSRFGKYMDIQFDFKGAPVGGHIINYLLEKSRVVHQNHGERNFHIFYQLIEGGEEDLLRRLGLERNTQQYQYLVKGNCPKVSSINDRSDWKVVKKALTVIGFNEDEVEELLNIIASVLHLGNVQYGGEDGIACITSDTQIKYLARLLGVNVAVLTEALTNKKIIAKGEELISPLNLEQASSARDALSKAVYGRTFTWLVNKINTSLAYTDDSYKHYSVIGLLDIYGFEVFQHNSFEQFCINYCNEKLQQLFIELTLKSEQEEYEAEGITWEPVQYFNNKIICDLVEEKFKGIISILDEECLRPGDASDMTFLEKLEDTVGGHPHFVTHKLADGKTRKIMGREEFRLLHYAGEVNYNVNGFLDKNNDLLFRNLKEVMCMSENKILNQCFERDELSDKKRPDTAATQFKASLAKLMEILMSKEPSYVRCIKPNDSKQASRFDDVLIRHQVKYLGLMENLRVRRAGFAYRRRYEVFLQRYKSLCPETWPNWQGKLSDGVATLVKYLGYKPEDYKLGRSKIFIRFPKTLFSTEEALETRKHSLATKLQAGWRGYSQRSKYQKLRTSAIAIQAWWRGILARRRARRRRQAADTIRRFIKGFIYRHKERCPENEYFLDYVRYSFLMKLRRNLPKNVLDKSWPTPPAALTEASEHLRKLCMQNMVWIYCKKISPEWKHQMEQKMIASEIFKEKKDNYPQSVPKLFVSTRLDGENINPKVLQTLGNEKLKYAVPVTKYDRKGYKARPRQLLLTANCAIIVEDAKLKQRINYDVLKGISVSSLSDGLFVLHVPSDDNKQKGDVVLQSDHVIETLTKIAICADKVNSININQGSIKFTVGQGKEGVIDFTPGSELLVAKAKNGHLSVTAPRLNSR, from the exons GTGCTGAGTACTGACGGGGTGCGGGCTATGATGGAGTCGGCCCTGACAGCAAGAGACAGAGTGGGTGTGCAGGACTTTGTCCTGCTGGAGAACTACacgagtgaggctgctttcatAGAGAACCTTCGCAAACGCTTCAAAGAGAACCTTATCTAT ACTTACATTGGCTCAGTACTGGTGTCTGTTAACCCATATAAAGACTTGGAGATCTACACCAAAAACCACATGGAGCGGTACCGTGGAGTCAACTTCTATGAGGTCTCACCACacat CTATGCAGTGGCTGATAACTCGTACCGTTCTATGAGGACAGAGAGGAAAGACCAATGCATCCTAATTTCTGGAGAAAGTGGAGCCGGTAAGACAGAAGCTTCAAAAAAGATTCTTCAATACTACGCTGTGACCTGTCCAGCTAGTGAGCAAGTGCAGACCATCAAAGACCGCCTTTTACAGTCTAACCCTGTGCTCGAG GCCTTTGGCAATGCCAAGACGTTACGTAACGACAATTCGAGTCGCTTTGGCAAGTACATGGATATCCAGTTTGACTTCAAG GGTGCCCCGGTGGGAGGTCACATCATTAATTACCTGTTGGAGAAGTCGCGTGTGGTTCACCAAAACCACGGCGAGAGGAACTTTCACATTTTCTATCAGCTGATCGAGGGAGGCGAAGAAGACCTGCTCAGGCGCCTCGGCTTGGAGCGAAACACTCAGCAGTATCAGTACCTGGTCAAA GGTAACTGTCCCAAAGTGAGCTCCATCAATGACCGCAGTGATTGGAAGGTGGTGAAGAAGGCCTTAACTGTGATTGGCTTTAATGAAGACGAAGTTGAG GAGCTGTTGAATATAATCGCCAGTGTCCTTCACTTGGGGAATGTTCAATATGGTGGTGAGGACGGCATCGCCTGCATCACTTCTGACACACAGATCAAGTACTTGGCAAGG TTGTTAGGAGTAAATGTGGCTGTGCTGACGGAGGCACTCACAAACAAAAAGATAATCGCCAAGGGAGAGGAG CTGATCAGCCCACTGAACCTGGAACAGGCATCCTCTGCTCGAGATGCTTTGTCGAAGGCAGTGTATGGACGTACTTTCACATGGCTTGTCAACAAAATCAACACTTCACTGGCATACACG GATGACTCTTATAAGCACTACTCTGTTATTGGGTTGTTGGACATCTATGGCTTTGAGGTCTTCCAACACAACAG CTTTGAGCAGTTCTGCATCAACTACTGTAATGAGAAGTTGCAACAGCTCTTCATTGAGCTCACCCTCAAATCGGAGCAGGAGGAGTACGAAGCTGAGGGCATCACG TGGGAGCCGGTGCAGTACTTCAACAACAAAATCATCTGTGACCTGGTGGAGGAGAAGTTCAAGGGCATCATATCCATTCTG GATGAAGAGTGTCTGCGACCCGGAGATGCTAGTGATATGACTTTCCTGGAGAAGCTGGAGGACACTGTGGGAGGTCATCCTCACTTTGTCAC TCACAagcttgctgatggaaagacaCGGAAAATAATGGGTCGTGAAGAATTCCGACTGTTGCATTATGCTGGAGAGGTCAACTACAATGTCAATG GTTTTCTGGACAAGAATAACGACCTGCTCTTCAGGAACTTAAAAGAG GTTATGTGCATGTCTGAGAACAAGATCCTAAACCAGTGTTTCGAGAGGGACGAGCTGAGTGATAAGAAACGTCCTGACACG GCAGCGACCCAGTTTAAGGCCAGTCTGGCAAAACTCATGGAGATCCTCATGTCCAAGGAACCGTCATATGTTCGCTGCATCAAGCCCAATGACTCCAAGCAAGCAA GTCGCTTTGACGATGTTCTGATACGTCACCAGGTCAAGTATCTGGGGTTGATGGAGAATCTGAGGGTCAGACGAGCTGGCTTTGCTTACAGGCGGCGCTACGAGGTCTTCCTGCAGAG GTACAAGTCCCTGTGTCCAGAGACTTGGCCTAACTGGCAGGGCAAACTGTCTGATGGAGTTGCTACATTGGTCAAGTACCTGGGATATAAGCCTGAAGACTACAAGCTGGGCAG ATCAAAAATTTTCATCCGTTTCCCAAAGACCTTATTTTCCACCGAGGAGGCCCTAGAGACCAGGAAACATAGCCTTG CCACCAAGTTGCAGGCAGGATGGAGGGGCTACAGCCAAAGGTCCAAGTACCAAAAACTAAGAACTTCAG CTATTGCCATTCAGGCATGGTGGAGGGGAATCTTAGCCAGGAGGAGAGCCCGACGCAGGCGGCAGGCTGCAGACACCATTCGCAG GTTTATCAAAGGCTTCATTTACCGCCACAAGGAGCGCTGTCCAGAGAATGAGTATTTCCTGGATTACGTGCGCTATTCCTTCCTCATGAAGCTGCGCAGAAACCTCCCAAAGAACGTTCTGGACAAAAGCTGGCCGACGCCACCAGCAGCTCTTACAGAG GCTTCAGAACATTTGCGCAAGCTGTGCATGCAGAACATGGTGTGGATCTACTGCAAAAAGATCAGCCCTGAATGGAAACACCAG ATGGAGCAAAAGATGATTGCAAGCGAAATATTCAAGGAAAAGAAGGACAACTATCCACAAAGTGTGCCGAAGTTGTTTGTCAGCACTAGACTAG ATGGAGAAAACATAAATCCCAAAGTCCTGCAGACGCTCGGAAATGAGAAGTTAAAG TATGCAGTGCCAGTCACCAAGTACGACAGGAAGGGCTACAAAGCTCGCCCACGCCAGCTGCTACTCACAGCAAACTGTGCCATTATTGTAGAGGATGCCAAGCTCAAGCAACGCATTAACTATGATGTTTTGAAAG GTATCTCTGTGAGCTCGCTAAGCGATGGCCTGTTTGTTCTGCACGTGCCCAGTGATGACAACAAACAGAAG GGAGATGTGGTTCTACAAAGTGACCACGTGATTGAGACCTTGACCAAGATCGCCATATGTGCTGACAAAGTAAACAGCATCAACATCAATCAGGGCAG TATAAAATTTACAGTGGGTCAAGGAAAAGAAGGGGTCATTGACTTCACCCCTGGATCAGAGCTATTGGTGGCTAAGGCCAAAAATGGCCACCTATCTGTG ACGGCTCCAAGACTGAACTCCAGATGA
- the LOC130917303 gene encoding unconventional myosin-Ic-like isoform X1, giving the protein MMELRIQLIPTGEIILSPGKNGENYCHNCKVLSTDGVRAMMESALTARDRVGVQDFVLLENYTSEAAFIENLRKRFKENLIYTYIGSVLVSVNPYKDLEIYTKNHMERYRGVNFYEVSPHIYAVADNSYRSMRTERKDQCILISGESGAGKTEASKKILQYYAVTCPASEQVQTIKDRLLQSNPVLEAFGNAKTLRNDNSSRFGKYMDIQFDFKGAPVGGHIINYLLEKSRVVHQNHGERNFHIFYQLIEGGEEDLLRRLGLERNTQQYQYLVKGNCPKVSSINDRSDWKVVKKALTVIGFNEDEVEELLNIIASVLHLGNVQYGGEDGIACITSDTQIKYLARLLGVNVAVLTEALTNKKIIAKGEELISPLNLEQASSARDALSKAVYGRTFTWLVNKINTSLAYTDDSYKHYSVIGLLDIYGFEVFQHNSFEQFCINYCNEKLQQLFIELTLKSEQEEYEAEGITWEPVQYFNNKIICDLVEEKFKGIISILDEECLRPGDASDMTFLEKLEDTVGGHPHFVTHKLADGKTRKIMGREEFRLLHYAGEVNYNVNGFLDKNNDLLFRNLKEVMCMSENKILNQCFERDELSDKKRPDTAATQFKASLAKLMEILMSKEPSYVRCIKPNDSKQASRFDDVLIRHQVKYLGLMENLRVRRAGFAYRRRYEVFLQRYKSLCPETWPNWQGKLSDGVATLVKYLGYKPEDYKLGRSKIFIRFPKTLFSTEEALETRKHSLATKLQAGWRGYSQRSKYQKLRTSAIAIQAWWRGILARRRARRRRQAADTIRRFIKGFIYRHKERCPENEYFLDYVRYSFLMKLRRNLPKNVLDKSWPTPPAALTEASEHLRKLCMQNMVWIYCKKISPEWKHQMEQKMIASEIFKEKKDNYPQSVPKLFVSTRLDGENINPKVLQTLGNEKLKYAVPVTKYDRKGYKARPRQLLLTANCAIIVEDAKLKQRINYDVLKGISVSSLSDGLFVLHVPSDDNKQKGDVVLQSDHVIETLTKIAICADKVNSININQGSIKFTVGQGKEGVIDFTPGSELLVAKAKNGHLSVTAPRLNSR; this is encoded by the exons GTGCTGAGTACTGACGGGGTGCGGGCTATGATGGAGTCGGCCCTGACAGCAAGAGACAGAGTGGGTGTGCAGGACTTTGTCCTGCTGGAGAACTACacgagtgaggctgctttcatAGAGAACCTTCGCAAACGCTTCAAAGAGAACCTTATCTAT ACTTACATTGGCTCAGTACTGGTGTCTGTTAACCCATATAAAGACTTGGAGATCTACACCAAAAACCACATGGAGCGGTACCGTGGAGTCAACTTCTATGAGGTCTCACCACacat CTATGCAGTGGCTGATAACTCGTACCGTTCTATGAGGACAGAGAGGAAAGACCAATGCATCCTAATTTCTGGAGAAAGTGGAGCCGGTAAGACAGAAGCTTCAAAAAAGATTCTTCAATACTACGCTGTGACCTGTCCAGCTAGTGAGCAAGTGCAGACCATCAAAGACCGCCTTTTACAGTCTAACCCTGTGCTCGAG GCCTTTGGCAATGCCAAGACGTTACGTAACGACAATTCGAGTCGCTTTGGCAAGTACATGGATATCCAGTTTGACTTCAAG GGTGCCCCGGTGGGAGGTCACATCATTAATTACCTGTTGGAGAAGTCGCGTGTGGTTCACCAAAACCACGGCGAGAGGAACTTTCACATTTTCTATCAGCTGATCGAGGGAGGCGAAGAAGACCTGCTCAGGCGCCTCGGCTTGGAGCGAAACACTCAGCAGTATCAGTACCTGGTCAAA GGTAACTGTCCCAAAGTGAGCTCCATCAATGACCGCAGTGATTGGAAGGTGGTGAAGAAGGCCTTAACTGTGATTGGCTTTAATGAAGACGAAGTTGAG GAGCTGTTGAATATAATCGCCAGTGTCCTTCACTTGGGGAATGTTCAATATGGTGGTGAGGACGGCATCGCCTGCATCACTTCTGACACACAGATCAAGTACTTGGCAAGG TTGTTAGGAGTAAATGTGGCTGTGCTGACGGAGGCACTCACAAACAAAAAGATAATCGCCAAGGGAGAGGAG CTGATCAGCCCACTGAACCTGGAACAGGCATCCTCTGCTCGAGATGCTTTGTCGAAGGCAGTGTATGGACGTACTTTCACATGGCTTGTCAACAAAATCAACACTTCACTGGCATACACG GATGACTCTTATAAGCACTACTCTGTTATTGGGTTGTTGGACATCTATGGCTTTGAGGTCTTCCAACACAACAG CTTTGAGCAGTTCTGCATCAACTACTGTAATGAGAAGTTGCAACAGCTCTTCATTGAGCTCACCCTCAAATCGGAGCAGGAGGAGTACGAAGCTGAGGGCATCACG TGGGAGCCGGTGCAGTACTTCAACAACAAAATCATCTGTGACCTGGTGGAGGAGAAGTTCAAGGGCATCATATCCATTCTG GATGAAGAGTGTCTGCGACCCGGAGATGCTAGTGATATGACTTTCCTGGAGAAGCTGGAGGACACTGTGGGAGGTCATCCTCACTTTGTCAC TCACAagcttgctgatggaaagacaCGGAAAATAATGGGTCGTGAAGAATTCCGACTGTTGCATTATGCTGGAGAGGTCAACTACAATGTCAATG GTTTTCTGGACAAGAATAACGACCTGCTCTTCAGGAACTTAAAAGAG GTTATGTGCATGTCTGAGAACAAGATCCTAAACCAGTGTTTCGAGAGGGACGAGCTGAGTGATAAGAAACGTCCTGACACG GCAGCGACCCAGTTTAAGGCCAGTCTGGCAAAACTCATGGAGATCCTCATGTCCAAGGAACCGTCATATGTTCGCTGCATCAAGCCCAATGACTCCAAGCAAGCAA GTCGCTTTGACGATGTTCTGATACGTCACCAGGTCAAGTATCTGGGGTTGATGGAGAATCTGAGGGTCAGACGAGCTGGCTTTGCTTACAGGCGGCGCTACGAGGTCTTCCTGCAGAG GTACAAGTCCCTGTGTCCAGAGACTTGGCCTAACTGGCAGGGCAAACTGTCTGATGGAGTTGCTACATTGGTCAAGTACCTGGGATATAAGCCTGAAGACTACAAGCTGGGCAG ATCAAAAATTTTCATCCGTTTCCCAAAGACCTTATTTTCCACCGAGGAGGCCCTAGAGACCAGGAAACATAGCCTTG CCACCAAGTTGCAGGCAGGATGGAGGGGCTACAGCCAAAGGTCCAAGTACCAAAAACTAAGAACTTCAG CTATTGCCATTCAGGCATGGTGGAGGGGAATCTTAGCCAGGAGGAGAGCCCGACGCAGGCGGCAGGCTGCAGACACCATTCGCAG GTTTATCAAAGGCTTCATTTACCGCCACAAGGAGCGCTGTCCAGAGAATGAGTATTTCCTGGATTACGTGCGCTATTCCTTCCTCATGAAGCTGCGCAGAAACCTCCCAAAGAACGTTCTGGACAAAAGCTGGCCGACGCCACCAGCAGCTCTTACAGAG GCTTCAGAACATTTGCGCAAGCTGTGCATGCAGAACATGGTGTGGATCTACTGCAAAAAGATCAGCCCTGAATGGAAACACCAG ATGGAGCAAAAGATGATTGCAAGCGAAATATTCAAGGAAAAGAAGGACAACTATCCACAAAGTGTGCCGAAGTTGTTTGTCAGCACTAGACTAG ATGGAGAAAACATAAATCCCAAAGTCCTGCAGACGCTCGGAAATGAGAAGTTAAAG TATGCAGTGCCAGTCACCAAGTACGACAGGAAGGGCTACAAAGCTCGCCCACGCCAGCTGCTACTCACAGCAAACTGTGCCATTATTGTAGAGGATGCCAAGCTCAAGCAACGCATTAACTATGATGTTTTGAAAG GTATCTCTGTGAGCTCGCTAAGCGATGGCCTGTTTGTTCTGCACGTGCCCAGTGATGACAACAAACAGAAG GGAGATGTGGTTCTACAAAGTGACCACGTGATTGAGACCTTGACCAAGATCGCCATATGTGCTGACAAAGTAAACAGCATCAACATCAATCAGGGCAG TATAAAATTTACAGTGGGTCAAGGAAAAGAAGGGGTCATTGACTTCACCCCTGGATCAGAGCTATTGGTGGCTAAGGCCAAAAATGGCCACCTATCTGTG ACGGCTCCAAGACTGAACTCCAGATGA
- the LOC130917303 gene encoding unconventional myosin-Ic-like isoform X3 — MMESALTARDRVGVQDFVLLENYTSEAAFIENLRKRFKENLIYTYIGSVLVSVNPYKDLEIYTKNHMERYRGVNFYEVSPHIYAVADNSYRSMRTERKDQCILISGESGAGKTEASKKILQYYAVTCPASEQVQTIKDRLLQSNPVLEAFGNAKTLRNDNSSRFGKYMDIQFDFKGAPVGGHIINYLLEKSRVVHQNHGERNFHIFYQLIEGGEEDLLRRLGLERNTQQYQYLVKGNCPKVSSINDRSDWKVVKKALTVIGFNEDEVEELLNIIASVLHLGNVQYGGEDGIACITSDTQIKYLARLLGVNVAVLTEALTNKKIIAKGEELISPLNLEQASSARDALSKAVYGRTFTWLVNKINTSLAYTDDSYKHYSVIGLLDIYGFEVFQHNSFEQFCINYCNEKLQQLFIELTLKSEQEEYEAEGITWEPVQYFNNKIICDLVEEKFKGIISILDEECLRPGDASDMTFLEKLEDTVGGHPHFVTHKLADGKTRKIMGREEFRLLHYAGEVNYNVNGFLDKNNDLLFRNLKEVMCMSENKILNQCFERDELSDKKRPDTAATQFKASLAKLMEILMSKEPSYVRCIKPNDSKQASRFDDVLIRHQVKYLGLMENLRVRRAGFAYRRRYEVFLQRYKSLCPETWPNWQGKLSDGVATLVKYLGYKPEDYKLGRSKIFIRFPKTLFSTEEALETRKHSLATKLQAGWRGYSQRSKYQKLRTSAIAIQAWWRGILARRRARRRRQAADTIRRFIKGFIYRHKERCPENEYFLDYVRYSFLMKLRRNLPKNVLDKSWPTPPAALTEASEHLRKLCMQNMVWIYCKKISPEWKHQMEQKMIASEIFKEKKDNYPQSVPKLFVSTRLDGENINPKVLQTLGNEKLKYAVPVTKYDRKGYKARPRQLLLTANCAIIVEDAKLKQRINYDVLKGISVSSLSDGLFVLHVPSDDNKQKGDVVLQSDHVIETLTKIAICADKVNSININQGSIKFTVGQGKEGVIDFTPGSELLVAKAKNGHLSVTAPRLNSR, encoded by the exons ATGATGGAGTCGGCCCTGACAGCAAGAGACAGAGTGGGTGTGCAGGACTTTGTCCTGCTGGAGAACTACacgagtgaggctgctttcatAGAGAACCTTCGCAAACGCTTCAAAGAGAACCTTATCTAT ACTTACATTGGCTCAGTACTGGTGTCTGTTAACCCATATAAAGACTTGGAGATCTACACCAAAAACCACATGGAGCGGTACCGTGGAGTCAACTTCTATGAGGTCTCACCACacat CTATGCAGTGGCTGATAACTCGTACCGTTCTATGAGGACAGAGAGGAAAGACCAATGCATCCTAATTTCTGGAGAAAGTGGAGCCGGTAAGACAGAAGCTTCAAAAAAGATTCTTCAATACTACGCTGTGACCTGTCCAGCTAGTGAGCAAGTGCAGACCATCAAAGACCGCCTTTTACAGTCTAACCCTGTGCTCGAG GCCTTTGGCAATGCCAAGACGTTACGTAACGACAATTCGAGTCGCTTTGGCAAGTACATGGATATCCAGTTTGACTTCAAG GGTGCCCCGGTGGGAGGTCACATCATTAATTACCTGTTGGAGAAGTCGCGTGTGGTTCACCAAAACCACGGCGAGAGGAACTTTCACATTTTCTATCAGCTGATCGAGGGAGGCGAAGAAGACCTGCTCAGGCGCCTCGGCTTGGAGCGAAACACTCAGCAGTATCAGTACCTGGTCAAA GGTAACTGTCCCAAAGTGAGCTCCATCAATGACCGCAGTGATTGGAAGGTGGTGAAGAAGGCCTTAACTGTGATTGGCTTTAATGAAGACGAAGTTGAG GAGCTGTTGAATATAATCGCCAGTGTCCTTCACTTGGGGAATGTTCAATATGGTGGTGAGGACGGCATCGCCTGCATCACTTCTGACACACAGATCAAGTACTTGGCAAGG TTGTTAGGAGTAAATGTGGCTGTGCTGACGGAGGCACTCACAAACAAAAAGATAATCGCCAAGGGAGAGGAG CTGATCAGCCCACTGAACCTGGAACAGGCATCCTCTGCTCGAGATGCTTTGTCGAAGGCAGTGTATGGACGTACTTTCACATGGCTTGTCAACAAAATCAACACTTCACTGGCATACACG GATGACTCTTATAAGCACTACTCTGTTATTGGGTTGTTGGACATCTATGGCTTTGAGGTCTTCCAACACAACAG CTTTGAGCAGTTCTGCATCAACTACTGTAATGAGAAGTTGCAACAGCTCTTCATTGAGCTCACCCTCAAATCGGAGCAGGAGGAGTACGAAGCTGAGGGCATCACG TGGGAGCCGGTGCAGTACTTCAACAACAAAATCATCTGTGACCTGGTGGAGGAGAAGTTCAAGGGCATCATATCCATTCTG GATGAAGAGTGTCTGCGACCCGGAGATGCTAGTGATATGACTTTCCTGGAGAAGCTGGAGGACACTGTGGGAGGTCATCCTCACTTTGTCAC TCACAagcttgctgatggaaagacaCGGAAAATAATGGGTCGTGAAGAATTCCGACTGTTGCATTATGCTGGAGAGGTCAACTACAATGTCAATG GTTTTCTGGACAAGAATAACGACCTGCTCTTCAGGAACTTAAAAGAG GTTATGTGCATGTCTGAGAACAAGATCCTAAACCAGTGTTTCGAGAGGGACGAGCTGAGTGATAAGAAACGTCCTGACACG GCAGCGACCCAGTTTAAGGCCAGTCTGGCAAAACTCATGGAGATCCTCATGTCCAAGGAACCGTCATATGTTCGCTGCATCAAGCCCAATGACTCCAAGCAAGCAA GTCGCTTTGACGATGTTCTGATACGTCACCAGGTCAAGTATCTGGGGTTGATGGAGAATCTGAGGGTCAGACGAGCTGGCTTTGCTTACAGGCGGCGCTACGAGGTCTTCCTGCAGAG GTACAAGTCCCTGTGTCCAGAGACTTGGCCTAACTGGCAGGGCAAACTGTCTGATGGAGTTGCTACATTGGTCAAGTACCTGGGATATAAGCCTGAAGACTACAAGCTGGGCAG ATCAAAAATTTTCATCCGTTTCCCAAAGACCTTATTTTCCACCGAGGAGGCCCTAGAGACCAGGAAACATAGCCTTG CCACCAAGTTGCAGGCAGGATGGAGGGGCTACAGCCAAAGGTCCAAGTACCAAAAACTAAGAACTTCAG CTATTGCCATTCAGGCATGGTGGAGGGGAATCTTAGCCAGGAGGAGAGCCCGACGCAGGCGGCAGGCTGCAGACACCATTCGCAG GTTTATCAAAGGCTTCATTTACCGCCACAAGGAGCGCTGTCCAGAGAATGAGTATTTCCTGGATTACGTGCGCTATTCCTTCCTCATGAAGCTGCGCAGAAACCTCCCAAAGAACGTTCTGGACAAAAGCTGGCCGACGCCACCAGCAGCTCTTACAGAG GCTTCAGAACATTTGCGCAAGCTGTGCATGCAGAACATGGTGTGGATCTACTGCAAAAAGATCAGCCCTGAATGGAAACACCAG ATGGAGCAAAAGATGATTGCAAGCGAAATATTCAAGGAAAAGAAGGACAACTATCCACAAAGTGTGCCGAAGTTGTTTGTCAGCACTAGACTAG ATGGAGAAAACATAAATCCCAAAGTCCTGCAGACGCTCGGAAATGAGAAGTTAAAG TATGCAGTGCCAGTCACCAAGTACGACAGGAAGGGCTACAAAGCTCGCCCACGCCAGCTGCTACTCACAGCAAACTGTGCCATTATTGTAGAGGATGCCAAGCTCAAGCAACGCATTAACTATGATGTTTTGAAAG GTATCTCTGTGAGCTCGCTAAGCGATGGCCTGTTTGTTCTGCACGTGCCCAGTGATGACAACAAACAGAAG GGAGATGTGGTTCTACAAAGTGACCACGTGATTGAGACCTTGACCAAGATCGCCATATGTGCTGACAAAGTAAACAGCATCAACATCAATCAGGGCAG TATAAAATTTACAGTGGGTCAAGGAAAAGAAGGGGTCATTGACTTCACCCCTGGATCAGAGCTATTGGTGGCTAAGGCCAAAAATGGCCACCTATCTGTG ACGGCTCCAAGACTGAACTCCAGATGA